The Saprospiraceae bacterium genome includes the window AAAAGGATGGGTTTTTATAAAACTGTAGAAAGAGTTCAAGCCCAGGAAGTGGTTTTTTAACTTTTTCTTTATACAATACCGTCAAAATATTATAAAAATCAACGACCTCTGCTTCGTTAGCCGCTTCTTCTATGGTAGCTCCCAATTTCAAGCTAGATTTTATCTGCCGCATACGGCTTTTGCTAACCCGGCTCCGAGTAGCCGCCTCTTCATCCGTTTTGACCAAATAATTGAGGTGTCTATGATAGGCAAAACCCAAGTTTTCAAAAGTGGATTGGAAGTCAGTCGTGTCAAAAAAATTCCGAAATTCTGCAAAAATAGCGCTTCCACTCGCCTGCTTTTTTAATGCTTTAAGCAATTCGCTAACCAACCCATTTCGTTCCTTTTGCGTATCGGCTGTCACCAAGGGTCCGCCCCATACGATCAGACGTCGAGAAAGCCAGGACTTTAGGTTTCCCCCATTCGATTGGAAAACGCCCAATAAGGCACCACGGATTTCTCCATCTTCATTCAGGGCCAATAACTGAAAAGGGCGATACCCTTTTACACCCTGAATAAATTCAAAGAAAGTAGGGCTTTGAAAGAAATTCCCATTGGGATGTTGAAGGACAAAAGATTCTAAAGCGGGTAATAGCGCGTTATTTTGTAATTGAGTATGTTGGGTGAATAATTGAATTTGCATGAAAATTAGTGTTGTATTATAATTTGTTGTTTGAAATAAGGTTGCTAGGGGCGGCAGCTACTTGGTCCGTCCAACCAAAGCTCCGTTTCTTCCCACTTAGGCTTTTAATAAATCCCCAAAGTCCACTGACTTTTACAATGAATTCATCCATGTTTTGGCTGTCGTTCGTACTCAGCCTTTTTAATCGAAATGGATCTGAATGGATATCATTTAAGCCGTGGTCGACGGTGACCGCCGCCTGGAAATTGGCTGCTTTTAACAATTGAATATCCCTTTCCGCATAATCGCCATTAGGAAAAGCAAGGGCATTGATGTTTAACCCATAGTCACTTTCAAGCTGGTTTTTGCATTCCTCAATTTCCCAGCGAGCTTCCTCGTCATAGCATTGTGGCAAACAAGGATGGAAAACCGTGTGCGCCTGAAAATTAATGAAGGGTTTCATTTCCAAAATCTCCGCTTTATTTAGGGCTTGTCGGTCCGAAAACTCCTTTTCTGGCCAAAAACCTGCTTTGGCTAAGTGCCGAAGTTTTTCTTGGTTAGACAACTTTTTCAGGTCACTACTGGTAAAGGATGCATCTTTATGCTTAAACCAATAATGCCGATTGGTATTTACAATACCGGAACATAAAAAGATAGTGGCAGGTACACCGAGTTGCTTTAACACAGGATAAATGTCATAATTTTGCTTGTGCCCGTCATCAAAGGTGATGACCGCTGCTTTTTTGGGAAGATTTGCCCTGGACTTGGCCTGACAAGCGGCGATAAAGGTATCCAGGCTAATGATATTGTACTTCCTTTTTAGGTATTGAAAGCTTTGCTGAGCGGTATGCCGATCAATATCGTGGAACATAAGTATACTTACCTTATTCCGCTGAACTAATTCGCGAAAGAGGAAAGCTAGCCCTGAGTACCTAAGTATTTTGAAAATCAGTTTCATACTAACTACCACATTGTCAATTAAGTAAGTTTAAAAAGCCTTGCAGTTTATTTAGTTGACATTGTACTGCTTCTCCTAGGAGATAAATGGCTTTTCTTGCTGACCTTGGAATACAAATCAATCAATTTATGGGAAATGGTTGGGGCATCCAATTGCAATTCCATGATTCGCTCTCGCCCCTTGGTCAAACCTTCCGTTTCTGCAAAAACCAATGCCTTTTCAATTTTTTGACCAAAATCTTTTGGATCAAAATCGCCAAGATGGCAACCTTCCATATCTCCCAATAGCCATTCCGTGTCTCCGACATTGGTGACGACCATTGGCCGGTTACAGGTCATAGCCTCCTTGACAATATTAGGCGAACCCTCACTAAAGGAGCACAGGGTAAAGACATCTACAGAATTGAGGTATTTCACGACCGAATCATGAGAGACCGGATAGGGCGCCAATAGTTCAACATTGGGATGGTTGACATATTCCATGGCCGATTTCACTAGCTGAAAATTCTTATTAGGGTCACTGGGGTTTCCCATGAAAAGCACATATCGTTTGTTTTTATCCAACCCTAATTCTGCTCTATAGCCATCGGGGTTAAAAGAAAATTGATCCATTCGGACACCATTCGGAATGAGATAAGAAACCTTTCTGCGGTAAACAGTCGCTTCCAAATTTGGTGACTTGGAAATAATGGCTGATACAAATGGCTGTACAGACCAGGACAAAAATTTCATGGCTCTACTTCTGAGCGTCAATTTGCCAACTCCTTTCGGTGTACCAATGGCATCATCCCCCATAATGGAAAGAATAATGGGCAAGCCACTCATTGCCAAAACCGCTACCCAACCACAAAAAGAATAATGGGCATGAATCAGATCAAAATCATGCTCTTTGATGAATTTTCGAAGTCGTCCTACATTCTTGAGATAATTTTTAGCACCTCTTCCCATGACCGAAAAATAGGTAATGTCCACGCCCTCCTCCGCTAATGAATCCCCTTGAGATTTGATAAATGGTGCAATTCTGTAGAATTTTGAATTGCCACTACATACAAATAACACTTTCATGTTCAAGTTTTTATTTTCCTTTGTAATCTTTCGCTAAGTAGTTTGACGGAAATATTTTTTTCCCGTCTCTAATCAAGAATTTGTGTTAAAATAAAATCAAGCAATCGCTGCAAGTCTTTGATCCGATACCGATGATCAATGGGTAGGGGTAGCAAAGCTTTGCTTAAGTGTTTTTCCCATTCAAATCCTGCTATTGTCCGAGCTGTGACATCCGACCAAAAAGCAGGGATGAATAGTTGGGCTTCGTAAAAAGGCCCCTTGGTCATTTGTTTGGGGGGTAAAAAAGGATAACGGAAACAAGTAGTTCTTGGTGGGACATTAATGATAAGCTGATTATACGGAGATAGATGCTCATGCAGCCACTGAAAATTTTCCTGGCGGATGCTAATGACCTGATCATAATCCATCGTATTGAGCATTTTTTCAGAAAAGGTGGACATTTTTTGTAGGGTGGGACTTAGCGTCTCTTCATATATTACATTCTGCTGATAAGCTAATTCACGATCACCAATCAACCTATTGACAAGGTGATCGATGTTAGTGGGACAAAACTTTGGAAAGTCTTCTATTGCCGCTATGCCCGTTGGTGGATAAACATACGCACCATCAGGAACCCCAAAATATTTTCTTGCAGAAGTAAAAGACCAGTTGTTAGGATATCCCTTTTCAAAAAAGAGATGGACATTATCTATAATCAAACGATCGCCGTACACTTCTATTAACCTGGCAACCGTTGCTGATTTAATACCAAAAAAGTTGATATAGAGGAGATAAGCCCCCTCCTCCAATTCGGGTTGTATTTTGGGCTCTAGTTGCGCATCTATTTCATAGAACTTAATCGAAACATCATTCAACTCAAAGGCGCTAAGTACCGAATCACATGAATAAAAAGGTATATAACAGGTTTTGATCTGTGCCTTTTGTATAATGTAATTGATACAACTTCGGCCCGTTGAAAGCGCTAATGCTTGCGGATGATAGGATGCGCCAATTTGAGGCAAATCAAATTCAAGAAAACCACCTATAGGTTTCATCGGTTCAGGATTCAACGGTTACGGTTTCTGGCTGTAAAAGGGAAACAAAATGATCTACTCTAAGCAAGTAGGACTGGTACCGATTAAAGTCGCCGGCTTCGAAAACCCAGCGATTATCCAAAAACTGGTATCGTCCTGCTTCCCCATCCACTAACATCTGGTAGGGGTCTGATTGGCCAAAGATGCATTGCATCTCATTAATCAAATAGCGACCATCTGGCGCTTCAAAAATATCGACCGCTTGTGAGTAAAAGCCCGTTTCATCCGTCACTTGTTTGACGAAATCAAACAAGGCCAGCGGCGGATTGTCGTAACCTTTTAATAAGCTGCCACTTGCTTTCTCGCCAGAAAGTAACTTCTTATGTGCAAAAAAAGAATCGCCAATACGAACACAACGCCATTCGAAGTTATGTGGTATAAATTCCTGAAAAATCACAAAATCCTTCTGGATATCATTTCTTACGTAATTATATTGCTTGAGTTTCGCTTTGAAGGCTTTAGGGTTTAATAATTTTTTAAACACCCGTCCCAAAAAACCTTTTTTGCGCCATTTAGGGCCTACACTTCGATTTCCCCCTTGGCCTGAAAAAGTCATTTTGATATAAGCGATGGCCTCCTCCGCTGTTTTCAGGATTTTCACACCGCGACCAGATGCCCCAATACTCGTTTTGGCAACAATCGGTAAGGCAGCATCTGCGACAAAGGCCAAGGCTTCGTCTTCATAATAAAAAACCGTAGTTTTAGGATGAGGAATCTGGCGCGCTGCTACCCAGTAGGAAAAATATTTTTTATTCTCATAAATCATAATTTCTTCCATCGATGGGTAAACGGGTATACCGAATACTTGATGTAGTATTCCTATTCGCTCATCGTACAAGGTTTTAAAAGCAGTACTTTGCGCTGGGGGAATAGCAAGTAAGCCATCAAATTTATGCTGCTTAAACTGGTTTAGCCAGTCTGATTTAGTCAGGTTTATAGTCGTAAAATTAACTAATTCAGCTCTTTCCTTGCAAGCTGCCTCCCACAACAAGTGATTGTCAAGAATTTCATTTTGTAAAATAGCGAAGTGAAGTTTTTTCATGGGTAATAGTGGATGTTAGTACGATTACGATTTATTCAACACTTTATTCTTCATTTCATTCGCCAGCCATATAGCATAATAGGGCTGTTTTTGGAAATGACTACAAATCTTGTAATTGAATTTTTGTCGGCTGAGCCAAAGATGATCTTTGGAGGTAGAGGCACCAAAACGCGGAATGCGGTCCTTTTTTCCAGATTCATTCAGCATTTTACCTGAGGTCGTCGCCAAATAACCATTGGCCAGGGCAAGCCGATGAGCCTCCATCGAATTATCACCATGGGGCCAACACATAAAGCGGACCGGTTTATCTAATTTCTCTTCGATTATAGCTTTAGAATCTATGACTTCATACCTCATTCTTTTTTTGAATTCGTCCTCAGATTCGATGAAGGCAATGAGATTTTCTACTTCTATGTATGCTTTGTGAATTTTTCTAGCAGCTTTTTCAAAAGCAGCTCGTTGGCTAACATCCTCCACCTTGTATTTGTCGGCCAGGTTTACAATTTCCTGAATGAAGTCTGGGTTGATAAAGTGTCGACGGGTAACCACTGACGAACTTTCTTCGAAAAGCGGATAGCCATTTGGAAGGCGAGATTCGAAATTTGGATCGGCCATATAATAAGGCTTCATCGCCGGATTTGCATTTAAGATAGGATGCAAGCCCAGGTAGCCTCCGTAGTAAAAACTATTGAGTTTGGAAGACTTAACAAACTTGGCATGGGTCATGGTATGAGATTGAATATCCACAAAGCCAGATGCTTGCATAGCCTTTATTTCATTCCAGGACATATAACCTCTGGCTTCTAACTCCTCTTCTTTGCAGTTGCCCGCCCAAAGGTCATCCAGGTTTGGCCGAACAATATCACGAGGATCAACGCATTCTGGAGATACGAACATCGTTAGTTTTTGTCCGTATTTTTTAGCCATTGGATAGGCATAAACCCAATTATCAAGGAGGCCATCGTCGATGGTCAGGCAAACCTGTTTTTCCTTGCTTTGTTTCCTACCCTGGCGATATTCAAACCATTCATCTAAAAAAATAGCGTTGAATTTATTTTTTTGCAAATAGGCCATTTGATCTTCAAAAAACCGAAGTTTCATAGTCAACCAGTCTAATACCCATCCTTTAAACAGGTCAGGGGCTATAGAATGATAGTATATAACTGGCGGATTAATAGTTTGCATAGAGCTGTTTGATTTGACAAAGATGCTTTTCGATACTGAATTGGGCTTCCATGGCCTCGCTCATAGCAAAGCCCTTTTCTGCTAAAACAGGGAATTTGGCTAAAGCAATCTTAAATTTTTGGGAAATTTGTTCATAGTTTCGGTAGTCTCCTAACAGGAAGTCGGCTTCTTCACCGTATATTTCTTTAAAAACAGGTACAGCACTGGTAAGAACAGGCAATCCGGTCAATAAGGCCTCTGCCAATACATTGCCAAAGGATTCATAAGCACTTAAAAATATAAAAAGGTCTATAGAAGCATAAAAGGAAGGCATATCCTGAACGAATCCTAAAAACTTGATTCTTTCCTTGTAGGGACTTTGCTTGGCTTGTGCTTCCAATTCAGGCCGAAGGGTACCATCACCTGCGATATGCAATTCAAGTTCAGGATAGGTATCGGCCACTTCTTCAAATAATCGGATAACCAAATCTACATTCTTTCCCGTAAATAAACGTCCAGCATAACCTAAGCGTTTCGGGGATTTTCTTTGATGGCGTTTTTCCAGGAAGGGCTCAGTAGCTACACCATTAAAAATGACCAATGGTCGTTTGTTGATGGCGTCTCGCTGAAAGATATCAGCGGCGTGATTAGATACGGCAACAAAGGTCATTTTAAACAAAGACACCAAAAACCAGACCATTCGGAGATAAATTTTTTGTTTAGCATTGTGCCAATAGATGGTGCCATGAATATGGTAAATTGGGTTTTTCACCCCTGCTAACACGGTCAAAAGGGCGATAACCGGACCTGCATTGTGCAAATGAAAAATTTGCTGGCGATACCGGCGACAATAGTTGAAATATTTGAGATAACATTGCCAATTGCTATCAGCCCCCTCATCTGTTTTTATGGGCATCCCTGCAAAAATGTCACGGTTGGGTTTTCTCAAACTATAGGCATATAAAGATCGGTCGAATCCAAAGCTTTTGGCATAATGCTGGATAGATAATTCTGCTCCTCCCAAGGTAAATCGCCATACAATATAATGTATGGACGGGGAGGCCTCAAGGTTCAAATTATTCATTGTACTATCGTGGCGGTTTGTTGCTGAGCGGCATGATAGCCCTCCATGATGCTGTAGAATTTAATCCAATGGGTCAAGGATTTTCCGGAAGGAATCTCTTGCAGAGAAGTTTCCATATTCCTTTTCATAAAGGCTGGCATTTCGGCCATTCCTATTTTAGCTGCGATGCGCTTATAGTGCAATTGAAAGAAATCTTCCGTTGCATTTTCATTATCTTCTGCTGGCTTGGCGTACTTTCGGATCACTATTTTTGCCACCAATAAGGGTAAGCGCCAGGGTTCCAAAACATCCGCTGGCGAATAAGCCTTATTGGTAGTCATGTGGTACATTTTTTTATCGGCGTATCGAATAAATGAGGAATAAAACATTTGTCCTTTCATCCGCTTGCTCTTCTGTTGTTCAAATAAGCGGGCATGTACACCAGACCATATCGTTCGATTAAGAGCCTGCATCAGATGCAAACTTAAATAAGGTGTTCTATTATTAAAAAAATGGCTTTGCATTTGCAGCTCGGGTCCAAAATATTTTCGAAAAAGATCATTGTACACAAACTGATAAAATCGGTGATTAGGATCCATGTTTTTTCTTGCCTGGAGATACTGGTCCATTTCTTCCACCAATTCATCCAAGGCCTCTGAAAAGTAAGGCGCATCCCATTGCTCAGTGCTTGCCTTCAGTCGATCCTTCCAACTGTCGTCTTTTGCGCCAAAAACATCAATCAAAGACTGACTAATCATCACCCCAGGATTGTGCAATGCCCTGAATAACTCAGAACCAAAATTCCCTGTTAGAATAAAATCTACTTCTTTGGAAAGTTCCCTTGCAGCGTAGGCATAATGCGGTCTGCCTAAGTTGCCGTTGTACTCCGACAAAGACATGAAGTCGTCGGCAGCACCCAGGGATAAATGCTTTAAATAATTTTCATCTAAATAGATTGGCAAATAGGGAATGTTTAGCTTAGGGGCTTGCTGTGCAGGGAAACTGATGTCGGTAGATTCAGGGCGGCCAAAGCTATAGGTGCTGAAGGTACGACCAGCCTTGCGGGCTGCTGCTACCAGGGTGCGGCCATCAAAGCCTCCCGTCAGGGAAATGCCAAAGGGCGCATCGGGGAAGAACAAACTGGTTTCTTCCTGGAAAACCTGTGCTAACCCATATAGGCTTTTTTTGGAGGCATCCTCGACCCGTCCAAAGTATCGGGATACTTCGAAATCACCTGATACTGCTAATTTGTCTTTTTTAAGGTGTAGATAACGATGTGATGCCAGTAGCTGGATTTCATTCCACCAGGTAGAATTGAAAAAAGGATAATTGAAAAGTAGACGCTCAAGGAGGTTCTTTTTATTCAAACTTACTTCTCCAATTGATTTTGCCAAAAAGAAAGATGCAGATGAAAATAAGCATTCATTCTCTGATTGGTAGTAATAAACGGGATAAATAGCTCCCAACGATGCGCCACAACAATATCCTCCTGGACCTAAGTAAAACCAATAATAATGTCCTCTTATCGTTTGAAAGAGTGCATCTTGATCGATTTCCTCGTCTGGGCGGATAAAAGTTGCCCAATCTACCCTTGCAGCAGGAAAAACAGGATCACCAAGAAGGATAAACTCTCCATTTGGCAATGATTCCCTAAAAAGAAATTGAGCACCTTTCTGGAGGTAGAGTTTTTGATTAGACAGCACTGCTGGTAGGCTGTCTTCACAAACTTCAACCGACACGTTTTGAGAAAGGGCTAACAGGTCGTATTTTAAATAAAAAAACACAGTGTGAGATTAATAGACTTTATCCGAATAAAGTCTAATGATTAGCATAAATTTTTTCAAATTGGGCCAGGTGTTGATCGATATTGAATTTTTTTTCCACCTGATAACTGACCCGCATGGCTTTATCCGCTAACTGTGGAAAAGTTGCGACAGCCTCAATAAAACGTTTGTGTAGTGTTTCATAATATGAGGGATTTCCTAAGGTGAAATCATTTTCCCCTCCGTAAATTTCATTAAAAACTGGAATGTCGCTGGTCAAGGTAGGTAACCCTGTGAGCAGGGCTTCAGCCAGCACATTACCAAAAGATTCATAAGCACTTAGAAAAAGTAAAAGATCAAGCGATGCATAAAAAGAAGGCATATCGTCCACAAAGCCATGCATGAAAATCCTGTCAGCGTAGCGGCTTTTATCTATTTGGTTTCGCAAGCTTTGATGCAGCGGCCCATCGCCTGCCAGGTGTAGCTCCATGTCAGGATATTCTCCGGCAATAGTTTCGAAGAGCTGGATCACTAATTCGACATTTTTTCCATCATGTAAACGCCCCGCATAACCTATCCGATGCAATACCGTACGTTGGTATCTTTTGGCGATAAAAGGCGCAACGGCTATGCCGTTATAAATAACAAGCGGATTGACGGCCAATACCTTTTTGCGAAAGATGTCGGCACTATGCTGTGAATTAGCAATGAACACAACTTTGCGAAAGGAATGCAATAAACGGACCAATAACCAAGCCGCTTTCAAATACATTTCCTGAAAATTATTGTCCCAATAGATGGTTCCCCTGATGTGATAAATGGGATTTTTCACCCCTGCCAGAATGGTTAAGATTAAAATAATCGGGCCGCCATTCAAAAGGTGAAATAGGCCTTCCTTGTTTTTTCGACAATATGCGAAGTAATCAAAATACACCTTCCAGTTATTCTCTTTACCTGCAGTTGTTTTTATTTTTTGATCGTCATATATCTTTTGATCTGCCGTTCGCAAGCTATAAGCATTGAGGTCATATTGTCGCCAAAAATGATTGATATAGTGATTAATAGACAACTCTACCCCCCCTTTGGTAAATCGCCACATGATATAATATATAGAAGGTGTTTTCATAAGGATGTTTTCTATAATAAGAGGCGTAAAGGAGGTAAGCTGTTTAATATCTTTCAAGTTTTATGCGCCAATACCTCTTTGTATGCTAAGGCTCCAAAGCTAAAAAATACGCCTATTAGCAGACCTCCCTGAGGCAATTGATAATAGCTAAAGTGTTGGCCAGAGGAGGAGTGAATTAGAAACCATCCCAAGAAGTACACAATAAATGTAAGCAAGGCATCCTTAGCAGGATGTGACCGGGGTAAGGAAGCACTTAGCAAAAACAGCTTCCAATTAAAGTAAAAAAAGAACATAAACATTAACAAAAACCCGGCAATACCGGCATGCATCAAAATATTCTGATTGGCAACATGTAAATCACCATGACGCATAAAAACATCTGAAAAGCCCCACCCTGTAAGCGGCGATTCTAACCACCACTTGATGACTTTAGGGCTTCGTTCGCTCAATCGAACCAAGGTCCCACCTGCGGTAACATCTCCTTCTGCTATAGATTTTACCGTCAACAGCCTATTCACTGCATTTGTAACCTGTAAACCAACAACTGGGACAGAAAGCATACCAAAGAATAAAATCGTCCCTATGATACCCACCATCGCTACACGTTTAATGTTCAGGCGGTTTATAAATACGATAAATAAAAACAACATAAAAGTGAAACTAATCACATAGCCCCTGGTTGCAGATAAAAAGGCCGTTAAACAATTGGCCGCTATCACGGCATATAAATAAAGCTGGTTTACCTTGGAATCCTTTTTTGTGAGGAAATAAAAAGCTCCTAAAAAAGTAAGCAATACGATGGCTGAACTAAAAAAGCCTCGGTAGGTTTTACCTTTGGACACATCAAAGGCCAGATAGGCATGCTCCGTACCGCCTAGAAATTCGGAAGGGGTAACCGACATGGAAATGGTGAAAATCTGTGCCAACAGGGCCGAAAATGCAATCGGATAGAGATAACTGAAAAATTCCTGGTAATGCTTTTCTTTATCCATCAACCGCGGAATCGAATACAATAAAAATAAAGGAATGATCTCTTTAACGATTCTAAATGCTACATTCAAAGCCATTGTCAATCCTAATACATACCCTTGGACAACCAAGAAAAGGGTATAAATCAGCATGGCCCATAA containing:
- a CDS encoding GNAT family N-acetyltransferase; protein product: MQIQLFTQHTQLQNNALLPALESFVLQHPNGNFFQSPTFFEFIQGVKGYRPFQLLALNEDGEIRGALLGVFQSNGGNLKSWLSRRLIVWGGPLVTADTQKERNGLVSELLKALKKQASGSAIFAEFRNFFDTTDFQSTFENLGFAYHRHLNYLVKTDEEAATRSRVSKSRMRQIKSSLKLGATIEEAANEAEVVDFYNILTVLYKEKVKKPLPGLELFLQFYKNPSFCKFFVIKYEEQVVGGIVCPIFNNKVIYEWYVCGNDGVVQGLHPSVLATWAPIEYGYRHGYDHFDFMGAGKPEEDYGVREFKARFGGEEVCFGRYNMILNQPLYKVGQLGLKVYQKIK
- a CDS encoding polysaccharide deacetylase family protein, coding for MKLIFKILRYSGLAFLFRELVQRNKVSILMFHDIDRHTAQQSFQYLKRKYNIISLDTFIAACQAKSRANLPKKAAVITFDDGHKQNYDIYPVLKQLGVPATIFLCSGIVNTNRHYWFKHKDASFTSSDLKKLSNQEKLRHLAKAGFWPEKEFSDRQALNKAEILEMKPFINFQAHTVFHPCLPQCYDEEARWEIEECKNQLESDYGLNINALAFPNGDYAERDIQLLKAANFQAAVTVDHGLNDIHSDPFRLKRLSTNDSQNMDEFIVKVSGLWGFIKSLSGKKRSFGWTDQVAAAPSNLISNNKL
- a CDS encoding glycosyltransferase, which encodes MKVLFVCSGNSKFYRIAPFIKSQGDSLAEEGVDITYFSVMGRGAKNYLKNVGRLRKFIKEHDFDLIHAHYSFCGWVAVLAMSGLPIILSIMGDDAIGTPKGVGKLTLRSRAMKFLSWSVQPFVSAIISKSPNLEATVYRRKVSYLIPNGVRMDQFSFNPDGYRAELGLDKNKRYVLFMGNPSDPNKNFQLVKSAMEYVNHPNVELLAPYPVSHDSVVKYLNSVDVFTLCSFSEGSPNIVKEAMTCNRPMVVTNVGDTEWLLGDMEGCHLGDFDPKDFGQKIEKALVFAETEGLTKGRERIMELQLDAPTISHKLIDLYSKVSKKSHLSPRRSSTMSTK
- a CDS encoding polysaccharide deacetylase family protein; the protein is MQTINPPVIYYHSIAPDLFKGWVLDWLTMKLRFFEDQMAYLQKNKFNAIFLDEWFEYRQGRKQSKEKQVCLTIDDGLLDNWVYAYPMAKKYGQKLTMFVSPECVDPRDIVRPNLDDLWAGNCKEEELEARGYMSWNEIKAMQASGFVDIQSHTMTHAKFVKSSKLNSFYYGGYLGLHPILNANPAMKPYYMADPNFESRLPNGYPLFEESSSVVTRRHFINPDFIQEIVNLADKYKVEDVSQRAAFEKAARKIHKAYIEVENLIAFIESEDEFKKRMRYEVIDSKAIIEEKLDKPVRFMCWPHGDNSMEAHRLALANGYLATTSGKMLNESGKKDRIPRFGASTSKDHLWLSRQKFNYKICSHFQKQPYYAIWLANEMKNKVLNKS
- a CDS encoding glycosyltransferase family 4 protein, which encodes MNNLNLEASPSIHYIVWRFTLGGAELSIQHYAKSFGFDRSLYAYSLRKPNRDIFAGMPIKTDEGADSNWQCYLKYFNYCRRYRQQIFHLHNAGPVIALLTVLAGVKNPIYHIHGTIYWHNAKQKIYLRMVWFLVSLFKMTFVAVSNHAADIFQRDAINKRPLVIFNGVATEPFLEKRHQRKSPKRLGYAGRLFTGKNVDLVIRLFEEVADTYPELELHIAGDGTLRPELEAQAKQSPYKERIKFLGFVQDMPSFYASIDLFIFLSAYESFGNVLAEALLTGLPVLTSAVPVFKEIYGEEADFLLGDYRNYEQISQKFKIALAKFPVLAEKGFAMSEAMEAQFSIEKHLCQIKQLYANY
- a CDS encoding glycosyltransferase family 4 protein, which gives rise to MKDIKQLTSFTPLIIENILMKTPSIYYIMWRFTKGGVELSINHYINHFWRQYDLNAYSLRTADQKIYDDQKIKTTAGKENNWKVYFDYFAYCRKNKEGLFHLLNGGPIILILTILAGVKNPIYHIRGTIYWDNNFQEMYLKAAWLLVRLLHSFRKVVFIANSQHSADIFRKKVLAVNPLVIYNGIAVAPFIAKRYQRTVLHRIGYAGRLHDGKNVELVIQLFETIAGEYPDMELHLAGDGPLHQSLRNQIDKSRYADRIFMHGFVDDMPSFYASLDLLLFLSAYESFGNVLAEALLTGLPTLTSDIPVFNEIYGGENDFTLGNPSYYETLHKRFIEAVATFPQLADKAMRVSYQVEKKFNIDQHLAQFEKIYANH